Below is a genomic region from Verrucomicrobiota bacterium.
GTGCGGGGACTCGTAAAAACAAATTGTTTCAGACCGGCCCAGCAATTTGCGGAAGACATTCTGACGCTGCGCCGATTTTACCGGCAAGAACCCACCAAAGTAGAATTCATCGGTGGACAATCCACTCCCTACCAAAGCCGAAATAATCGCACTGGCACCGGGAATGACCTCCAAAGGTAAACCTGCTGCTATCACCGCCCGGATGATCCTCGCCCCTGGATCGGAGATTCCGGGGGTCCCGGCATCCGAAATCAAGGCGACATTTGTCCCTTGGGCAATTTGCCCGGTTAATTCCGCCGTCCTCTTGGCTTCATTAAACTCATGGTAACTGACCAGTTTTTTTGAAATTTCAAAGTGGCGTAGCAAATTGCCCGAGTGTCGCGTATCTTCACAAGCCACCACATCCGCCTCCTTCAAAATGCGCAAGGCCCGCAGCGTGATATCCTCTAGATTCCCGATTGGTGTGGCCACAATGGATAATTTTCCGGTCATAAGTCAGGAAACTTAACCACAACCGGACAAATTCAAGAAGAAGAAAATAGGATACTGACTCACTGATACGATTAAACCGGAAGAATAATTAATCATCAGGAGAGACTGGAAATCTATATCAAAGGCAAGGAATCAAGCGTTATTTTGACTTAAACTCACCCTCCCTCCAGAAATCAATTTTCTTTATAATTATCGGCTCCCCTATTAAAAAGGTGAAAAACTCTTAAATTTCTACTTGCAGAGGAGTCGTTTTTTTTCTAAAGCTAAAAGTTCGCATTTTTTACAGGAAAGAATTTATGTCTAGAACATGCAGTATCACAGGAAAAAAACCGACTCTCGGAAACCGCATCAATCGTCGCGGTAAACCAAAAAAAGAGGGCGGCATCGGGACGCACGTCACATCCATGACGCGACGTTGGTTTAGACCAAACCTCAAGGAAAAAAGAATTTACGTTCCTGAGCTGAAACGATTCATCAAGATCAAGCTCAGTGTCCGTGCTCTTAAAACCATCAATAAAAACGGTGCCTATAGCACCCTCAAAGCCGCTGGAGTCATCTAAAGTTTATGGGTATCAAGAAGAAAAAATCAAAAGGGGTGATCATCCGCCGCAATACAACCCCTGTCGCCCGTAAACGCGTCGACATCTCCGGCGAAGCCCTTGAGTACAAGAATACCGAATTACTCAGGAAATTTGTGACTGAAAAAGGCAAACTCCTTCCCCGCCGTGTCACAGGTCTCCCTGCGAAGCTCCACCGCAAAATGACCAATGCGGTCAAACGTGCGCGTACAGCCCTCTTGATGAAGTAATTTTTATCAAGCCGCCTTTTGTTTTCCACCAAGGGAAAAAGGCGGCTTTTTTTTCAACCCCCTATTTATCTAACCCCACTCAAGGAGAAATCCCTATGTCATACAGTGTCGTCAGCAAAAAAAGCGGACAAAACTATTATCTGCATGGTCGTCCCACCAAATTACGTGGTGGTAAAGAAGTGACCCTTTATTATTTCGCCAAAGTAGCAGGCGAATTTGCCATTGACGCCTTGCCGGAAGGCAAAGTCGTTTCGGAAAACTCGAAAACGGGTCTTCCCATCCTCAAGAAGGCCTAAAACTAATCCGGGCCATTTCTAATTTTGAAGAAAGCGGCAGGTTATCCTGCCGCTTTTTTTATCTAAAAATGCATTAACCGCAATAAAAAGAATACATTCACCTGAATGAAACGAAATCGCGCTTGAGTCAAAGCGTAATCCCTGCTTAAACACACGGGCTTGAATTGAGAATTTAAGGATAACCGCCCCAAACAGGCCGGTTAAAGAAAGTAACAGAGTATGGAACAAAAGATCGAAAATATCCGGAATATCGCCATTATCGCCCACGTCGACCATGGTAAAACCACCCTCGTGGATCAATTACTGAAACAAGCCGGCACATTCCGGACAAATGAATCGACCTTTACCGAAGAGCGGATCATGGACTCCATGGACCTTGAAAGGGAAAAAGGGATCACGATCAAAGCCAAAAATGCCGCTTTTAAGTACAAGGAATTCCATATCAATATCGTGGACACTCCTGGCCACGCTGATTTCGGCGGTGAAGTCGAGCGTATCCTAAAGATGATTGACGGGGTTCTCCTCCTCGTGGACGC
It encodes:
- the rsmI gene encoding 16S rRNA (cytidine(1402)-2'-O)-methyltransferase codes for the protein MTGKLSIVATPIGNLEDITLRALRILKEADVVACEDTRHSGNLLRHFEISKKLVSYHEFNEAKRTAELTGQIAQGTNVALISDAGTPGISDPGARIIRAVIAAGLPLEVIPGASAIISALVGSGLSTDEFYFGGFLPVKSAQRQNVFRKLLGRSETICFYESPHRIASCLDDLESVFPDRQIVLARELTKIHEQFARGTPAEVKAQFVGRSLKGEMVILVSGLDAKPLSVPPISV
- the rpmB gene encoding 50S ribosomal protein L28, coding for MSRTCSITGKKPTLGNRINRRGKPKKEGGIGTHVTSMTRRWFRPNLKEKRIYVPELKRFIKIKLSVRALKTINKNGAYSTLKAAGVI
- the rpsR gene encoding 30S ribosomal protein S18, whose translation is MGIKKKKSKGVIIRRNTTPVARKRVDISGEALEYKNTELLRKFVTEKGKLLPRRVTGLPAKLHRKMTNAVKRARTALLMK